The window gtagGCCATCTCTCAAAATGTCTGGCCTAGGCCGTTGGCTGTGTCTCTGCTTTCAGAATGACAGCGGGTCCGAGGGGCCTCAGAGACACTGTGTGTCTGGTGTTTGCAAGCCTAATAGCATTTGCGTATTGTTGTGAAAATACTTTTGACTTCCTCTGTTCTCCCACTGAAAAGGCCTCGGGACGGCAGGGGTCCTTGGGTCACACGTTCAGGAAACAGCTTCATTAGGGGCaggtatttttaaaggaatctcAACCCTCTTCAAACCTATACCCCCTgggaaaaacagttttttaatttttctgtgcacTAAGCTTTTAGTTTTCTGATACACCACATTTCAGTAGGTTTAAGCCACTTATAGTAATTGGAGAGTGAGGAACAATTTGTACCCTGGGCTTtagaggttggggtgggggccgggggtggggggaggcgaaAATGTTTCTCTTGAATCAGTTGTCGCTGGCAAAGGGAAGAACTGGTTAAAGCCACAGAAGAATGGTGCCGGTCTTGTAGGTCATGTTTATCTATGCAGTTTTTGCTGCTTAGTCTGCTTAAGGCTGTTAATGCTCTCAGGGTAGAGGCAGAATTAAACTGAGAATTAAATTTAAGCCTGGCAGGGCAGTACGTGTAGCAGCAAACCCAAATGCTGGCCTTGAAGGCTTGTCTGTTGTGCGTCAGAAATGTGTGCATATTGTCCTCTCTTATTGattcgttaaaaaaaaaaaaaatgggttgtTACAAGACAAGCTACTGATGAAGTCATGTGTCAGCCAAGGGACTCTGCACCTGTGTGTGGAGACTGGAATCCCTTTCTATAAAGATTAACTTTATTAGCTGACCTTCCCGGAACCACTTCCTGTCTGtggattagaaataattttagatttgtgTGATTTGTGTGCTGGTGGCCGGCTTCCTAATCAgcattttgcttttgcttctaaCTGGCAGGACTTAACCTTTGCCCGGGAAATGTCGAACTTTGCCCCGTGCTGATCGGAAAcacctgtatttcttttttttttctctctccttagaACTTCCAAATTTAATGTGCTCTTGGACATTTTATAAAGGGAATACATATGGCACACACTGTGATTGACCTGGGATTGTATGAAAACAAGGAAGAAACCGCTAACATGTAAGCTACCCCTGAATGCTGTTTTGTTAAAGCTCATGatctcaaaagaagatagttACAAAGTATCCATAGGTGTTGGTCCTGTCTTTACAGAGATGGTTTATAGGCAAATTGAGAATTCCTGtaacagagtctctctctgttttcttaaCACTGTATGTAGGTGTCCATGCAGTAAGTTATATCTATCGGCCGGATTTCAAAATATGTGATTTCATTAGTGTATTTAATATCCCGATATGATGTAACAGCTCAAACACTGATAATGCCCTGAAACCTGTTGAAAATGGCCCTTTTGTGTAAAGTCTCTACCTGCCATTATTAATAACAGGATGGTCTGTCAGGTACTAAATTTTCTCTGAGGCTTCACATGAGTTTTGAAAAGGAGGGAAGATCGAAGAGGCCTGTTTTCGAGCCTGGTTCAAAAAGTGCAcagaattttccttaaaaatcctGCGGGAAATAGGAGGCCATAGAATACTCCTTAACCTTCTGGGATAGAAAATGGATGTGCAACTGCTGTAGCAGAGGAGTGAGTATCTACCAAAAAATACATCAACAGGACCACTTAGAAAGCTGTTTTAGGAATAGTCCTAGTTTTCAAACTAtagggttaaaaaaaaacctaagaaaagCTATAAAGGGAAAGGGAATTCCTGTTGGTTTTATGAACAGTGGCCACAGGCATCGTGTAGAACACACAAGTTTTCCAACTTCTCCATCACGGGGTCCTTTTATTCTTTCACAAAATGAGGACCCCacaaaaaatttgtttatttgtttgtgtaaGTGATACCAGTCAGTAATTTACCCTAtgagaaagtaaaacagaaattcaaaacatgtttaataatttatttaaaaggaatgaTAATAAGCCAATTACATGTTAGtaccaaaaacatatatatttgtttacatatttttaatggacaagcaataattgtatatatttatgggcaCAATGTGGCATTTTCATGTATATCTACATTGTGGGATAATTAAAGTAATATCCCTCACCTcacttgcttatttatttatttctggtggcgagaagatttaaaattgttttaagaatAATAAGTTTTGATCTCTCATgagtttcatattttcttatgCTCTTGTATTGTTATTCAACTGGAAGAACTTAAAAAATGGTAGCTGTAAGGAGATGGATATCTTGAGTAGTGATCATTTCactatgtgtgtgcatgtccaaacatcatgttgcacgccttaaatatataattttatttaaaaccaaGTAAGTACCAAAAAAACTACtctttagcaattttgaaatacataatacattgttattaattaactatagtcaccatgctgtgcagtagagcacaaaatttatttctcctgtctGAGACTTGGTACCCTTTGACTATATgctgtgtattttttaaacaaaaagtaacTGTGATCTCCAAAACAACACAACATTAGGGAGGAGAGTAGCTGCATTCTAGGGTGTTGCTGGCCTGTTTGGCTGAAGGAGAGGAGACTGGGTTCTTCCTCCTTGTGTCTTGCGATGTGCCCGTTCTGTGGGGTCACACAGGGGCAATCCGGAGGCTTCTCTCGTGCGTGTGCAATTGAAAAAGGCAGGACCCGGCCGGACCCCTGGCAGTGTCTTGGGGACAACACCCCGGTAAGGCTAGGACCATCCTTTGAGAATGAACCAGTCAGAGGCtgcttggaagaaaaatttatttgggGCCTGTGTGGGAAACCACCTGTTACTGCATGGTACAGACAGGAGATTGTGCAGACAATAGATTGTGCAGACAAAGGATTGTGCAGACTGATGGTGGATTGTGCAGGCAATAGATTGTGCAGACTGACCATGGATTGTGTAGACAGGAGATTGTGCAGACAGTGGATTGTGTAGATGGTGGGTTGTGCAGACAATGGATTGTGCAGACTGATGGTGGATTGTGCAGACAATAGATTGTGCAGACTGACCGTGGATTGTGCAGACAGTGGATTGTGTAGACGGTGGGTTCTGCAGGTGGTGGGTTATCTTCTCCAATGACACACTTTGTTAGGGATTTGGGGACAAAACATTGCTCCAGGTGCCAGGACCCCTTTCAGcctaataatcataataataataataaaatattataatagagCAGAAGACTTATTCTTAGTAAGAGGACCTCTTTCAGCCTAATAATAATCCTAGTATAATTCTAATGGAATAAAAAACTCATTCTAGGCAATAGGACCTCTTTAAACCAAAGAATAATCCTAGTATAGTTCTACTAGAATAAAAAACTCATTCTAGGTAACAGGACCTCTTTCAACCAAAAAATAATCGTAATAGActataaagctttttttttgaGGCATCAGGATGTTTTTTGGCCAAACaacagtgatggtgatgatgatgtcATAGGAAGATCTGGTAGAGCCTTACTGGGCACTCGGGTAGGACTGAGAAGCTAACATTTCCGTGCAAAGAGTGAGGCGTTTTCAGATGCTTTCTGTTTCCCTTCGCTGCTTTCTGCACGTGCGGGGGCTCCGGCCTCACTCTGGTGCAGAACGGGCAGTTTTGGGATTTTCCCTCTTTCGCGAGTCCCGACAGAGGACGTTGTGTAGGGCTCCCCCGCACGTCCTGTGGAAGCTCTTTCCCTCAGCGCCTGCCTTAGTGCGGACCGGGGCGCTGGGGTGGCGGGGGGACCAGACTCCACCGCCCCCGCCTTGGGAAGCGAGGCCACTGAGCTGCGGGGACGCCCAGTGAACCCAGCACACTGCGGTTCCTTCCGGGTAAGCCTCAGGCAGACAGCGCTGACGGACAGCCTGCATGGCTGGGTGTGACTGTCCGTGTGAGGATGTGGGGGGCGTTCTGAGACCCCAAATGTCATCGAAGGTGACATTAACACTCATAATACCTTTCGTAGTTTCATCCTGCTGCTATGTGTGTCCTGCGGTTACCATagcaaagtgccacaaactgggcgGCTTAAGACAACAGGAATGTGCCCTCTCCCCGtcccggagcccaggagtgtgagacgcaggggtctcggggccgcgctccctccgcaggctccaggagaggctccttcctgcctctcccagctcctgggggctccaggcgtccctgggcttgtggccgtgtcactccagcctctgcctccgtctccacgtggcttctcctctgcgtctgtgtctcctctgctgtctcttaggggGACACCTGTCACTGGGTTTAGGGACCTCCCTGATCCAGGATggtctcatcttgagatccttcacttaattatatctgcaaagacccctttTGCTAAACAAGGTTTCATTCCCACGTACCTGCCAGACACAACTTTTTGAAGGGGGGGTACACTATTCAGCTCTCTAGAGCAGGGGTCTCCAACCTATGTTGTATTGTGTAATTATCTCATTctatattacaatgtaacaataatagaaataaagtgcacgagaaatgtaatgctcttgaatcatccccaaaccatcgcCTGCCCCTGCTTCTCCCAGCCCCGccaccccatggaaaaattgtctcccatgaaaccggtccctggtgccaaaattggggaccactgctctgtCATCATTATTGAAATTTGCCTGATGTAGCTCTGAACATATTCCCAACACTGAGAAAAAATGCCTGGGAGTGGGGTGCAGTTTGTTATTTAACCTCCTGAGTGCTATCCTGGAAGTTTGCAGATTTAACTGGCATCTTTTAGCCAAACCCGGCTGTCCTTTTGGGTCTCCCGGGCACAGAGGTGGCCTTTGAATGGTGGCCACAGGGGACGTGTGGGCATGCCATGACAACAGGAACCCCCAGGGGCTGGCATCTGGGTCATGCAGACCTCCACGCTGAGCCCAGTGATGTTCACACAGGTGCACCTGTGCCTAGCAAAGCTGCATTCTACCCACTGGTGGGCTACGTGCAGCGGACCCTTTGAGGACTTGCAGGGATTGAGAAATGGGTGGTGACCGAGACGTGGTCACAGAACAGGGATGCCCCTGTCCTGAACACAGAGCCTGCGGTGGTGTTCCAAATGGCTTCATTTGAAAGCATGAAGGTTGaacgggtgtggtggctcacgcctgtaatgctagcactctgggaggccgaggcgggaggattactggaggccaggagttcaagaccagcgtgagcaagagggagaccccatttctactaaatatgtaaaaattagccaggcgtggtggtgcacacctgtagtcccagctactcgggaggctgaggccggaggatggcttgagcccaggagttggaggctgcagtgagctatgatgacgctactgcactctagtctgggcgacagagggagactctgtctcaaaaaggaaggaaggagagaaggaaggaaggaaggaaggaaggaaggaaggaaggaaggaaggaaggaaggaaggagaagaagaaagcatAATGTTTGAGAAGGCTGTCACTGCCTGTTAGCCAGATTAAAGACCACCTTAGCCAAATCGACATTCCGTTTTTGCCTCTTCAATGCACGTGACCGATCTCCCCTGGCGGTTGACATCAGTTCTTGCTCTCGGGGATGAGGGGTTCGCATGGTGACGGTGGTGTGTCTCCCGCAGTGCTTGTGGGGTCCCTACGCGAGGACTTTCCCCCAAAGTGACACCCCGGGCTCCCCGACCCGGTGGGTGCCTGGCGGAGCTCCGGGAGCCAGGAAGCAGTAAACAGGCGCGTGCACCAAGGAATGCGCTGCGGTGAGCACCCCTTCGAAAATGCCACTCTCGAAACCAAAAAAACGTGTCTTTTCACACATACGGAGTCGCTGCCATGTAGGATTAACCCGGAAGAAAGAGCGCGATCGTGTGTCAGACTCTTCCCCTGCGCTTTGCAAAAGCCACCCGCAAAGAAGCCGGGGCCCGTCGGGGGGTCACCGCGAACGCCCTTCGCTTCAAAGCGGAGCTGCTTGGgtgcccgcccgcccgcccgcccgctcccCGGCGGGGCTCCCGCGTGTGCCCGGGTCCCTTCTCACGCTGTGTTTGTCTTGCTGCTTCTTAGCAGGTGCCCACGCATGAGCGGCGGCGCGGCAGGCGGGCGGCTCCGGCGGGGACGCGATGGAGAGTAAAGGCGCGGACGGCTCGCAGGCGGACCTGAAGCTGGTGGCCCACCCGCGCGCCAAGAGCAAGGTGTGGAAGTACTTCGGCTTCGACACCAACGCCGAGGGATGCATCCTGCAGTGGAAGAAAATCTACTGCCGCATCTGCATGGCGCAGATCGCCTACTCCGGGAACACCTCCAACCTGTCCTACCACCTGGAGAAGAACCACCCCGAGGAGTTCTGCGAGTTCGTCAAGAGCAACACGGAGCAGATGCGCGAAGCCTTCGCCACCGCCTTCTCCCGGCTGAAGCCCGAGTCCTCCCAGCAGCCGGCGCCCGACGCGCTGGCCGTGAAGTCCGGCCACGGCCACGAGAGCAAGAAGCAGCAGGAGCTGACGGCCGCCGTGGTGGGGCTCATCTGCGAGGGGCTGTACCCGGCCTCCATCGTGGACGAGCCCACCTTCAAGGCGCTGCTGAAGGCGGCCGACCCCCGGTACGAGGTCCCCAGCAGGAAGTACGTCTGCAGCAAGGCCATCCCTGAGAGGTACGGCGCCGCCCGCGAGGGGATCCTCAAGGAGCTGAGTGACGCCTCGTGGTGCGGCATCTCCACGGACATGTGGCGCAGCCAGAACCAGAACCGCGCCTACGTGACGCTGGCCGTCCACTTCCTGGGCAGCGTCGGCTCCCCCAGCTGCCTGTCCCTGGGCTCCAGGTGCCTGAAGACCTTCGAGGTGCCGGAGGACAACACGGCGGAGACCATCACGCGGGTGCTCTACGAGGTCTTCATCGAGTGGGGCGTGGGCGCCAAGGTGTTCGGCGCCACCACGGACTGCGGCAAGGACATCGTGAAGGCGTGCTCCTTGCTGGACATCGCGGTGCAGATGCCGTGCCTGGGGCAGACCTTCAACGCCGGCATCCGGCAGGCCTTCCAGCTGCCCAAGCTGGGCGGCTTGCTGGCGCGCTGCCGCAAGCTGGTGGAGTACTTCCAGCAGTCCCCGGTGGCCATGTACATGCTCTACGACAAGCAGAAGCAGCAGAACATGGCGCACTGCATGCTGGTGAGCGACCGCGTGTCCTGGTGGGGCAGCACCTTGGCCATGCTGCAGAGGCTCCGGGAGCAGCAGTTCGCCATCGCTGGCGTCCTGGTGGAGGACAGCAACAGCCACCACCTGATGCTGGAGGCCGCCGAGTGGGCCAGCATCGAGGGACTGGTGGAGCTGCTACGGCCCTTCAAGCAGGTGGCGGAGATGCTGTC of the Lemur catta isolate mLemCat1 chromosome X, mLemCat1.pri, whole genome shotgun sequence genome contains:
- the ZBED1 gene encoding E3 SUMO-protein ligase ZBED1 — translated: MESKGADGSQADLKLVAHPRAKSKVWKYFGFDTNAEGCILQWKKIYCRICMAQIAYSGNTSNLSYHLEKNHPEEFCEFVKSNTEQMREAFATAFSRLKPESSQQPAPDALAVKSGHGHESKKQQELTAAVVGLICEGLYPASIVDEPTFKALLKAADPRYEVPSRKYVCSKAIPERYGAAREGILKELSDASWCGISTDMWRSQNQNRAYVTLAVHFLGSVGSPSCLSLGSRCLKTFEVPEDNTAETITRVLYEVFIEWGVGAKVFGATTDCGKDIVKACSLLDIAVQMPCLGQTFNAGIRQAFQLPKLGGLLARCRKLVEYFQQSPVAMYMLYDKQKQQNMAHCMLVSDRVSWWGSTLAMLQRLREQQFAIAGVLVEDSNSHHLMLEAAEWASIEGLVELLRPFKQVAEMLSAARYPTISMVKPLLHMLLNTTLTVKETDSKEISMAKEVIAKELSKTYQETPEIDMFLNVATFLDPRYKRLPFLSAFERQQVENRVVEEAKGLLDKVKDGGYRPAEDKMFPVPEEPPAKKLALTPTPAPTCAINHMLAEIFCQTGGVEDQEEWHAQVVEELSNFKSQKVLGLNEDPLKWWSDRLALFPVLPKVLQKYWCVTATRIAPERLFGSAANVVSAKRNRLAPAHVDEQVFLYENARSGAAEPELEDQDEGEWGLDQEHVFSLGDGVSGGFFGIRDGGFL